The genomic DNA CCGGGCCCTCATGGGCATGCCTCCCGGTTCGAACCTCTGGTACGTGCTCACGCCGATCGCGGCCTTCCTCGTGGCCGCGGCGTTGATCTCCACCTTCCGCGTGCTCCGCGATCTGGGACTGTTCCTGGCGCGGCGCGCCAACAGGTACCTGCGGGTGCCGCAGCCCGCCGCGAAGGTACTGGGCTTCGGCCTCGTGGTCCTGCTGGTGGCGTTCACCGTCAACGATGTGGGCTTCCGTGCCTTCACCGCGACCGCCAACACCCTCGCCTCGGCGACCAACGACCAGGAGCTGCCCGAGTTCCCGCAGCCCGCGGAGAGCTGGCGCTCGGGCTCGGAGGCGTCGGCCGCGCGGTGGTCCGGGCTCGGCAACGAGGGCCGCAAGTTCGTCTCGGGCGGATTGCGCGCCGCCGAGATCGCGCGGTTCACCACGCGCCCCGTGACCGAACCGGTCCGGGTGTACGTGGGTCTCGAGAACGCGGAAACCCCCGAGGATCGAGTGGCCCTGCTCCATCGGGAGCTGGCCCGCACCGGCGCCCTCGACCGGGGGCACGTGGTGGTCGTGCCGACCACCGGTTCCGGCTGGGTGAACCCGACGGCCGCCCGGGCGGTGGAACTGATGTACGACGGTGACGTCGCCCTGGTCGCCATGCAGTACTCGTACCTGCCCAGCTGGATCTCCTTCGTCACCGACGGCGAGGCGTCCCTCGCCTCCGGCAAACGGCTCATCGACGCCGTCGTGGCGGACGTCCGCGCGCGCCCCGTCGGTTCGCGCCCGAAACTCCTGGTCATGGGTGAGAGTCTCGGCACCCGCGCCGGCGAGGGCGCGTTCGCCGGGCTGCCCGACATCCGGGACAAGGTCGACGGTGTCGTCTGGCTCGGCCCGCCGCGCGCCAACCCGATCCACTCCGCGATCACCGACCGGCGCGACCTGGGCACCCCCGAGGTGTTGCCGACCTACACCGACGGGCTGATCGTCCGCTTCACCGACGGTCGGCGGCCGCTGACGGGCGAGGGCGGCAGCGGCGGTCCGGAATGGCTGGCGCCGCACATCGTCTACGTCCAGCACCCGTCGGATCCGGTGGTCTGGTGGTCGCCCGAACTCATGCTGCGGCAGCCCGACTGGCTGCGGGAGCCGCCCGGGCGCGACCGTAGCCCGGCGATGGCGTGGTACCCGTTCGTCACGTTCTGGCAGGTCACCGCCGACCTCGCCAACGCCGCCGGCGTCCCGGACGGGCACGGCCACAACTACGGCACCGCCGTGGTCGACGCCTTCGCCGCCGTGCTCCCGCCCGCGGACTGGACGCCGGCCGATACGGAGCGAGTCCGGATGGCCGTGATGGCCAGCGCCGCGATCGACGGCGCGGAGAAGTAGCGCGCGAGCGCCGCCCGCGCCTGCGTGGCGGGGCTCTCTCCGCACGAACACCGTGATGCCCAGCACTTTCGGCTGGTCTGAGCGAGCGCGACCGCGCCGTCGCCGCTAGTTTCCAGAAAATGAACCGACGGTGGTCAGCGATGTGTGCCCTGCTTCTGCTCGCGGCGTCCGGATGCGCGGCGCAGAAGGACGATTCGGCGGCGAGCTCGGTCAGCTTCTCCGCGATCGCGGGAACCTCCGGTGCGCCGTCGGCGCAGCCCACCGACGGCGTCGAACTCGCCTCCGCCGACACCGTGTGCGGCACCGTCGCCACGGTCCAGGACGAGGCGCCCGTCGTGATCCGCAGCGGCTCCGCGAACTGCGTCCGGGTGCTCCGGGCGGCGCGAGCCTACGCGGCGGCGGTCTCCCACGCCGACGGTCAGCCGGTCACCCTCGAGACGGGAGGCTGGCGGTGCACCGCGGCCGAGGGGCGCGGGCCCGCCACCTGCCGGTCGGGGGACGCCGCGTTCAGCGTCGGCTGAGCGGCGCGAAGTCCACCAGCGCCGCGCCCGTCAGCGTGCCGAGGTGACGCGCACCGTCGAGCACCGGTTCGGGACCGACGGTGAGGACCGTGCAACCCGCGGCGAGCGCGGAGCGCGAGCCCGTCGGCGAGTCCTCGACGGCGACGCAGTCGGCCGCCGGGAAGCCCACCAGTGCCGCGCCGCGCAGGTACGGGTCCGGCGCGGGCTTGGGGCTGGGCACCTCGTCACCGCAGACGGTGGCCACGAATCGGTCGCGCCCGAGGGTACCGAGTGCGTGCTCGGTGACCTCGCGGATCGTGTTGGTGACCAGGACCAGCGGGACATCGGCCGCGGCCAGGAGGTCCAGGGTCTCACGTGCGCCGGGCTGCCACGGGATCCCGCCGTCGAACAGTTCCACGACCCGGTTCGAGACCCACCGCTCCGCCCCGGCGTAGTCGCGGTCCGCCTCCGGGACCTGCGCGAAGTCGAAGAGCTTGCGCAGCGCGTCCGCGGTGGCGTTGCCCAGCGTCGACTCGCGCGCCTCCGGGGTGATCTCCATGCCCAGGTCGCGGGTGAACTCGGCGACGGCGATGTCCCAGAGCTTCTCGGAGTCGAGGAGGGTGCCGTCCATGTCGAAGAGGACCGCGGCGGGCAGTGACGGGGAGGTCATGCCGAACACCCTAAGTCGGCGCGCGCACGGGGTGTTAATTCATTCGTCATCCGAACGATGGCTGCCTGTGTTCGAATTCGTGCCATGCGCAATCGTCGTCTGTCCGCCGCCCTGGCCCTCACCGCGACCGCGGCGCTCCTCGCGAGCTGCGGCACCTCCGGGAACGAGGCGGGGCCGTCGTCCTCCGGCGCGGCGTCGTCGACCTCGAAGGCGAGCTTCACGGTGCCCGGCGTCGACGACCTGCCGGCCGCGAACCCGGACCAGGTGCACCTGCTGGCGTTCAACGACTTCCACGGCAACCTGCAGCCGCCCACCGGCTCCACGGGCAAGATCGGCGGCCAGGAGGCCGGCGGCGCGGCCTACTTCGCCACCGCCCTGCAGCGGCTCAAGAAGCAGTACCCGAACAACCTCACCGTCGCAGCGGGCGATCTCGTGAGCGCGAGCCCCCTGGTCTCCGCGCTCTTCCGCGACGAACCGACGGTCAAGTTCCTCAACTCCGTGGGCCTGCAGGCGAGCTCGGTGGGCAATCACGAATTCGATCACGGCACCATCGAGCTGGAGCGGCTGCAGAAGGGCGGCTGCGCGCCGCAGGGGTGCGAGCCGGGCGAGCCCTTCACCGGCGCCGCGTACCAGTACCTCGCCGCGAACGTGACCAACGAGCAGGGCCAGCTCCCGCCCGGCACCGTGCCGTGGAAGATGTTCGAGGTCGGCGGGAAGAAGATCGCCGTCATCGGCACCGTCACGCCCGAGACCGCGACCATCGTCGCGCCGGAGGGCGTGCGCGGCTACAGTTTCGGCGACGAGGCCGAGGCGATCAACAAGTACGTCCCCGAGATCAAGGCCGCCGGCGCACAGGCGATCGTCGCGACCATGCACGACGGCGGGGCGCAGAAGGGATCGGGCGAGGCCGACCCGAACGCGTGCAACGACGTCTCCGCGCCGGTGCCGGACCTGGCGAAGCGGATCGACCCGGCCGTCACCTCGCTCGTCACTGCGCATTCCCACCAGGCCTACACCTGCACCATCGACGGCCGCACCGTCACGCAGGCCGCCTCCTACGGCCGCCTCATCACCGACATCACCCTCGACTTCAGCGGTCCCGCGGCGAAGGCGACGGCGGTGAACCGCGTGGTGCGTCGTGACCTCCCCGCCGACGCCGCCACCCAGCGACTCGTCGAGTTCTACGAGAAGGAGGCCAAGCCCCGTGCCGACCGGGTGATCGGGAGGATCCCCACGGATCTCAAGCGGGAGCCCTTCCCCGGCGGCGACTCCCCGCTCGGCGACGTCATCGCCGATGCGATGCTGTTCACCACTCGCCCGCCCAACGAGGCCGCGGGGCAGATCGCCCTCATGAACCCGGGCGGCGTCCGCGCCGACCTCAAGGGCGGCGACGTCACGTACGGCGCCGCGTACACGGTGCAGCCCTTCGGCAATCAGGTCGTCACCGTCTCGCTCACCGGCCAGGAGATCATCGACCTCCTCGAGCAGCAGTGGCAGAACCCCGCCAAGACGACGATCCTGGCACCGTCGGGAATCACGTACAGCTACGACCCGAACGGCGCCCCGAACCGGAAGGTGGTGCGCGAGAGCGTCAAGGTCGGCGACCAGCCACTGAACCCGGTCGCGAAGTACCGGGTGACCACGAACAACTTCCTCGCCGCGGGCGGCGACGGCTTCAGCGTCTTCACCCGGTCCACCGACCTCACGGTCGGCGGCATCGACCTCGATGCCCTGGAGAAGTACCTGCAGGCCACTCCGGAGCTGAAGGTGCCCACCAGCCGGATCACGAAGCTGTAGCGATGATCTCGCCGGAGTCGGCGCGCACGGTGGACTGCGCGTACGAGGGGCCGACGATGACGGGGCGCACCGTGGTCGACGGTGCACACCCTCTCGTGGTCGACCTGGCCGCACTGCGCTGACGCCGATCGGCCCCGCGCTCAGCCGTCGTCGAGGCCCAGGTCCGCGGACACCCGCTTCACGGCGTCGAGGGCGTCCGCGAGCGACGCGGCCCATGACGCGGCGATCTGCAGGCCGGCGGCGTCGTCGAGACGCCAGAACCAGGCGCCCTCCTCGCCCGGCTCGCCGGCCTGCAGGTGCAGCCTGTAGTCGTCCACTAGGTGTTGAAGTACTTCGCCTCGGGGTGGGTGAGGACGAAGGCGTCGGTGGACTGCTCCGGGTGCAGCTGGAGCTCCTCCGACAGCACGACACCGATCCGCTCGGGCTGCAACAGGTCGACCATCTTCGCGCGGTCCTCGAGATCGGGGCAGGCGCCGTAGCCGAAGCTGTAGCGCGCGCCGAGGTACTTGAGGTCGAAGAAGTCGGTGACCGCCGCCGGATCCGTGTCGGCGACCGTGCGGCCGCCGGGCAGGATCAGCTCCTGCCGCACCCGCTGGTGCCAACGCTCCGCGAGGGCCTCGGTGAGCTGGACGCCGATGCCGTGCAGCTCGAGGTAGTCGCGGTAGCTGTTCGCCGCGAACAGCTCGTTGGCGGCGTCGGCGATCGGCTGCCCCATGGTGACCAACTGGAAGGGCAGGACGTCGACCTGGCCCCGCGCGACGGCCGTGTCGCGGTCGCGGATGAAGTCCGAGATCGCCAGGAACCGTCCGCGCTGCTGCCGCGGGAACTCGAACGAGTAGCGCACGGGCGCATCGGGTTCCGGTGACTCCAGCACGTCGATGACGTTCCCGTGGCTCACCGCCGGGAAGTAGCCGTAGACCACGGCGGCGTGGTCGAGGATCTTCTCGGCCTTGAGCTTGTCGAGCCAGTACCGCAGCCGGGGCCGTCCCTCGGTCTCGACCAGTTCCTCGTACGACGGTCCCTCCCCCTTGCGGGCGCCGCGCAGGCCCCACTGGCCGAAGAACAGGGCGCGCTCATCGAGCAGCGACGCGTACTCGCCGATCGCGATGCCCTTGACCACACGGGTGCCCCAGAACGGCGGGGTGGCGACCTCGAAGTCCTGCGCCACATCGGAGCGTTCGGGCACCACGACGGGCGCGGCCTCGGCCCTGCGCTTCTCGGCGATGCGGCGGCTGCGGGCGTGCCGCTCCTTGCGCTCGCGGGCCTTCTCCGCCGCGGCGATAGCCTCGGGGCTGTCCGGGTCCGGGCCCTCGCCGCGCTTGAGCGCCATGATGTCGTCCATGAGCCGCAGGCCCTCGAACGCGTCGCGGGCGTAGCTGACCTCGCCCGCGTACACCTCGGCGAGGTCGTTCTCGACGTAGGCGCGGGTCAGTGCGGCGCCGCCCAGCAGCACCGGGTACTTCTCCCCCAGACCGCGGGTGTTGAGCTCCTCGAGGTTCTCCTTCATCACGACGGTGGACTTCACCAGCAGCCCGGACATGCCGATGACGTCGGCGTGCTTGTCCTCCGCGGCCTCCACGATGGCGGCGATCGGCTGCTTGATGCCGATGTTGACGACCTCGTAGCCGTTGTTGGAGAGGATGATGTCGACGAGGTTCTTACCGATGTCGTGGACGTCGCCCTTGACCGTCGCGAGCACGATCCGGCCCTTGCCCGCGTCGTCGTCGGACTTCTCCATGTGCGGCTCGAGGTAGGCGACCGCCGCCTTCATCACCTCGGCGGACTGCAGCACGAAGGGCAGCTGCATCTGGCCCGAACCGAACAGCTCACCGACCGTCTTCATACCGCTGAGCAGCGTGTCGTTGATGATCGACAGCGCCGGCTTCTCCTCGAGCGCCGCGTCCAGGTCGGCGTCCAGTCCCTCGCGCTCACCGTCGACGATGCGGCGCTCGAGGCGCTCGAACAGCGGCAACTTCGCGAGCTCCTGTGCGCGCGACTCGCGCGCCGACGCCGCCGAGACGCCCTCGAACAGGGCCATGAGCTTGGCCAGGGGGTTGTAGTCGGGGTCGCCGCCGGACCGCAGGCCGTCGAGGCCGCGGCGGTCGTAGACCAGGTCCAGTGCCGTCTCCCGCTGCTCGTCGGGGATCTTGCTCATCGGCAGGATCTTCGAGGCGTGCAGGATCGCCGAATCCAGCCCGGCCTCGGTGAGCTCGTGCAGGAACACCGAGTTCAGGACCTGCCGCGCGGCCGGGTTGAGGCCGAAGCTCACGTTCGACAGGCCGACGGTGAAGTGCAGGCTCGGGTACTTCTCGTGCAGGATCCGGACGGCCTCGATGGTCTCGAGGGCGTCCCGTCGGACCTCCTCCTGGCCCGTGGAGATGGGGAAGACCAGCGGGTCGATGATGATGTCGTCGAGCGACAGCCCCCAGTTGCCCGTCAGATCCGCGATGAGCCGCTCGGCGATCCGGACCTTCCACTCGGCGGTGCGGGCCTGGCCCTCCTCATCGATGGTCAGCGCCACCACGGCGGCGCCGTGCGCGACGACCTGCTCCATGATCTTGGTGAAGCGCGACTCGGGCCCGTCGCCGTCCTCGTAGTTCACCGAGTTGACGGCGCAGCGGCCGCCGAGGTGCTCCAGGCCCGCCGTGATGACCGCGGGCTCGGTGGAGTCGATCATGATCGGCAGGGTGGACGCGGTCGCGAGCCGGGCGGCGAGCGCGGCCATGTCGGCGGCGCCGTCGCGGCCCACGTAGTCGACGTTGAGGTCGAGCATGTGCGCGCCGTC from Tsukamurella paurometabola includes the following:
- a CDS encoding alpha/beta hydrolase gives rise to the protein MEGSATEATAPSAPDTDGPGTPPAKGATQYRYARALIRARLRFVRAARDPDRFLRENYEDFAARHPLLAWAWSLLHLDFAGLFVGGLFLMSSLTVSLLPRSWFFQGIVSGINAVIGYAIGVLLKWVVVDLLVRAHPIRDDPRRARFVPVWRALIVLGVLVGGLAMMVAAKRWQDDIRALMGMPPGSNLWYVLTPIAAFLVAAALISTFRVLRDLGLFLARRANRYLRVPQPAAKVLGFGLVVLLVAFTVNDVGFRAFTATANTLASATNDQELPEFPQPAESWRSGSEASAARWSGLGNEGRKFVSGGLRAAEIARFTTRPVTEPVRVYVGLENAETPEDRVALLHRELARTGALDRGHVVVVPTTGSGWVNPTAARAVELMYDGDVALVAMQYSYLPSWISFVTDGEASLASGKRLIDAVVADVRARPVGSRPKLLVMGESLGTRAGEGAFAGLPDIRDKVDGVVWLGPPRANPIHSAITDRRDLGTPEVLPTYTDGLIVRFTDGRRPLTGEGGSGGPEWLAPHIVYVQHPSDPVVWWSPELMLRQPDWLREPPGRDRSPAMAWYPFVTFWQVTADLANAAGVPDGHGHNYGTAVVDAFAAVLPPADWTPADTERVRMAVMASAAIDGAEK
- a CDS encoding HAD family hydrolase gives rise to the protein MTSPSLPAAVLFDMDGTLLDSEKLWDIAVAEFTRDLGMEITPEARESTLGNATADALRKLFDFAQVPEADRDYAGAERWVSNRVVELFDGGIPWQPGARETLDLLAAADVPLVLVTNTIREVTEHALGTLGRDRFVATVCGDEVPSPKPAPDPYLRGAALVGFPAADCVAVEDSPTGSRSALAAGCTVLTVGPEPVLDGARHLGTLTGAALVDFAPLSRR
- a CDS encoding bifunctional metallophosphatase/5'-nucleotidase, whose product is MRNRRLSAALALTATAALLASCGTSGNEAGPSSSGAASSTSKASFTVPGVDDLPAANPDQVHLLAFNDFHGNLQPPTGSTGKIGGQEAGGAAYFATALQRLKKQYPNNLTVAAGDLVSASPLVSALFRDEPTVKFLNSVGLQASSVGNHEFDHGTIELERLQKGGCAPQGCEPGEPFTGAAYQYLAANVTNEQGQLPPGTVPWKMFEVGGKKIAVIGTVTPETATIVAPEGVRGYSFGDEAEAINKYVPEIKAAGAQAIVATMHDGGAQKGSGEADPNACNDVSAPVPDLAKRIDPAVTSLVTAHSHQAYTCTIDGRTVTQAASYGRLITDITLDFSGPAAKATAVNRVVRRDLPADAATQRLVEFYEKEAKPRADRVIGRIPTDLKREPFPGGDSPLGDVIADAMLFTTRPPNEAAGQIALMNPGGVRADLKGGDVTYGAAYTVQPFGNQVVTVSLTGQEIIDLLEQQWQNPAKTTILAPSGITYSYDPNGAPNRKVVRESVKVGDQPLNPVAKYRVTTNNFLAAGGDGFSVFTRSTDLTVGGIDLDALEKYLQATPELKVPTSRITKL
- the metH gene encoding methionine synthase is translated as MTRTHQQPLQSSFLEAASSRVLIGDGAMGTMLQAADLSLDDFLGLEGCNEILNDTRPDVLEEIHRAYFAAGADAVETNTFGCNLSNLGDYDIADRIRELSEKGTAIARRVADEFAADGTPRFVLGSIGPGTKLPTLGHTSFAVIRDAYAEAARGMLDGGADAFLIETCQDILQSKAAVLGCQVAMEELGRRIPVIVHVTVETTGTMLLGSEIGAALTALEPLGIDMIGLNCATGPAEMSEHLRHLSRHSTIPVSVMPNAGLPVLGKNGAEYPLTPEELAEALSGFVGEFGLSFVGGCCGTTPEHIRQVAEAVRTVERAGRAPQTESAISSLYTSVPFAQDSSILMIAERTNSNGSKAFREAMLAGDHDKCVDIAKDQIRDGAHMLDLNVDYVGRDGAADMAALAARLATASTLPIMIDSTEPAVITAGLEHLGGRCAVNSVNYEDGDGPESRFTKIMEQVVAHGAAVVALTIDEEGQARTAEWKVRIAERLIADLTGNWGLSLDDIIIDPLVFPISTGQEEVRRDALETIEAVRILHEKYPSLHFTVGLSNVSFGLNPAARQVLNSVFLHELTEAGLDSAILHASKILPMSKIPDEQRETALDLVYDRRGLDGLRSGGDPDYNPLAKLMALFEGVSAASARESRAQELAKLPLFERLERRIVDGEREGLDADLDAALEEKPALSIINDTLLSGMKTVGELFGSGQMQLPFVLQSAEVMKAAVAYLEPHMEKSDDDAGKGRIVLATVKGDVHDIGKNLVDIILSNNGYEVVNIGIKQPIAAIVEAAEDKHADVIGMSGLLVKSTVVMKENLEELNTRGLGEKYPVLLGGAALTRAYVENDLAEVYAGEVSYARDAFEGLRLMDDIMALKRGEGPDPDSPEAIAAAEKARERKERHARSRRIAEKRRAEAAPVVVPERSDVAQDFEVATPPFWGTRVVKGIAIGEYASLLDERALFFGQWGLRGARKGEGPSYEELVETEGRPRLRYWLDKLKAEKILDHAAVVYGYFPAVSHGNVIDVLESPEPDAPVRYSFEFPRQQRGRFLAISDFIRDRDTAVARGQVDVLPFQLVTMGQPIADAANELFAANSYRDYLELHGIGVQLTEALAERWHQRVRQELILPGGRTVADTDPAAVTDFFDLKYLGARYSFGYGACPDLEDRAKMVDLLQPERIGVVLSEELQLHPEQSTDAFVLTHPEAKYFNT